The DNA window GGTGGGTGGTCGCCAGCGCCACGCGCAGCTCTTCGGTCGCGAGCATCATCACCACGCGATCGCAGCGGCTGCGATCGGCAAAGAATTCGGTATGGCCGATAAACGGCACGCCGGCGTCGTTGATCACGCCCTTGTTCACCGGGCCGGTGATCAGTGCGGAAAACTCGCCGTTCAGGCAGCCGTCGCAGGCGCGCGCCAGGGTTTCCACCACGTAGGCGCTGTTGCCGACGTTCAACTCACCGGCGGTAACCGGGTGAGCGAGCGGCACCGGCAGCACGGTCAGCGTGCCGGCGCGTTGCGCTTCGGCCGGTTGCTGCGGTTGGTAGTCGCGCAGCGTCAGCGGCAGGCCCAGGCGTTCGGCGCGTTCAAGCAACAAGGCCGGATCGGCGCACACCACCAGCTCAACAGGCCAATCCTGTTGCGCCAGGGCAGCTACCAAATCCGGCCCCACCCCGGCGGGTTCGCCGGGGGTAATGACGACGCGTTTATTGCTGTGCATCGCTGCCATCGAGGATCTTCACGTAGGCCTGGGCGCGCTGTTCCTGCATCCAGGTCTGCGCTTCTTCGGCGAACTTGCGGTTGAACAGCATGCGGTAAGCGCGATCTTTCTGCGCGGCGTCGGTTTTATCCACCTGACGGGTATCCAGCAGCTGAATCAGGTGCCAACCGAAGGAAGAGTGTACCGGCGCGCTGATTTCACCCTTGCTCAGCTTCAGCAGCGCATCGCGGAAGGCCGGATCGTAGATGTCCGGAGAAGCCCAGCCCAGATCGCCGCCCTGCATGGCGGAACCCGGATCTTGCGACAGCTGTTTGGCTTCGTCGGCGAATTTGGCGCGGCCGCTCTTGATGGCTTCCGCCACGGATTGCAGCTTGGCGCGCGCCTGATCGTCAGTCAACACCACGGAAGGCTTCAGCAGGATGTGACGGGCGTGCACTTCGGTGACCGAGACCGACTGGCTGGCGCCGCGGATGTCGTTCACTTTCAGAATGTGGAAGCCGACGCCGGAACGGATTGGCCCGACGATGTCGCCTTTCTTGGCGCTCACCAGACGTTCCGCGAACAGGGTCGGGATCTCTTGCAGTTTGCCCCAGCCCATGTTGCCGCCTTTCAGCGCCTGAGAGTCAGCGGAGTAGGTGATCGCCAGCTTGCCGAAGTCGGCGCCGCTGTTGATCTCGCCCACCAGACGTTTGGCCAGTTCTTCGGCTTTGTCGACCTGCTGCTGCGACGGGTTCTCAGGCAGCGGGATCAGGATGTGGCTGATGTTCATTTCGGTGTCGCTGCCGTTCTGCGCACCCACCTGTTTGGCCAGCGAGTCCACTTCCTGCGGCAGGATGGTGACGCGGCGACGCACTTCGTTGTTACGCACTTCGGAGATCAGCATCTCTTTGCGGATCTGCGCGCGATAGGTGTTGTAGTTCAGCCCTTCATACGACAGGCGGCTGCGCAGCTGATCGACGCTCATGCGGTTTTGCGCGGCGATGTTGGCGATCGCCTTGTCCAGATCGGCGTCGGACACGGTGATGCCCATTTTCTTGGCCATCTGCAGCTGGATGTTATCCATGATCAGACGTTCGATGATCTGATGGCGCAGCGTCTTGTCGTCCGGCAGCTGTTGGCCGGCCTGCTGGGCGTTGAGTTTCACCGACTGCAACAGTCCGTTGACGTCGCTTTCGAGTACCACGCCGTTATCCACGACGGCGGCGACTTTATCCACTTCTTGGGGTGCTGCGAACGCGGCATTGGCGCAAACCACCAATCCGAGAATAAGCGTTCTCCAGTTCTTCATACATTTCCCATTATGTAATCCGCAAATGCGGGTGAAAGTTCTCGTTTTCAAAGTGTTGCAAAGCGTCAGAATGCGCGCTGATACGGCAGAATGCCGGAGCGCAGCATTTCCGCGGAGCCGAGACTATGATCGCTGCTCAGGCCACGCAGTTCGACGTTGAACGAAACTCTGTTGTCGTAAACGCTGGTATTGTTGCTGGTGTTCCAGTCGGTGATCTTGCGCTCATAGCCCAGGGTCACTGCCCAGCAGCAGGTGTTGTACTTCAGCCCCACCAGCTGATCGGCGGATTGTTTGGCGCGGGTGTCGTAGTAATACGCCCCGACGACCGCCCAACGATCGGCGATCGGCCAGCTGCCGGTAATGCCCACCTGCGAGATGCCGTCCTGGAAGGCCGGAACCGTCTTGGTGTTCAACGCCGTCTGGATGTATTCCGGCGTGGCGTAACGGTAGTTCAGCTGCACCACGCGCTCGGCGTCCTGGCGGTATTCCACCACGCCGTTGCCCAGCGAGACGCTGCTCAGGCGGGTGTCGTACTGCAGGCCGCCGCGCAGACCCCAACGATCGTCGATCTTCCAATAGGTATCGCCGGCCCAGGCCACGCTGCCGGTATTATCGTTGTTATCGAAACTCGTCATCTGGTCGCCGGTACGCGAACGGCTGAAGTAGTAGATTTGACCCACGGAAGCGTTAAAACGTTCAACCAGCGCGTCATCATAAATACGGGTGGTCAAACCGGTGGAGACACGGTTCTGCGAAGCGATGCGATCCAGGCCGCTGTAGGTGCGGTCGCGGAACAGGCCGGAGTAATCGGTCTGCAGCAGCGTAGTGTCGTAGGTGTAGATGTTGCTCTGATCGCGATACGGCACGTACAGGTACTGCACGC is part of the Serratia surfactantfaciens genome and encodes:
- the pdxA gene encoding 4-hydroxythreonine-4-phosphate dehydrogenase PdxA; amino-acid sequence: MAAMHSNKRVVITPGEPAGVGPDLVAALAQQDWPVELVVCADPALLLERAERLGLPLTLRDYQPQQPAEAQRAGTLTVLPVPLAHPVTAGELNVGNSAYVVETLARACDGCLNGEFSALITGPVNKGVINDAGVPFIGHTEFFADRSRCDRVVMMLATEELRVALATTHLPLLAVPGAITQQSLFEVIRILDHDLKTKFGIAQPHIYVCGLNPHAGEGGHMGREEIDTIIPALDALRADGIHLVGPLPADTLFQPKYLQDADAVLAMYHDQGLPVLKYQGFGRAVNITLGLPFIRTSVDHGTALELAGTGTADVGSFQTALNLAIKMIINCNE
- the surA gene encoding peptidylprolyl isomerase SurA, with translation MKNWRTLILGLVVCANAAFAAPQEVDKVAAVVDNGVVLESDVNGLLQSVKLNAQQAGQQLPDDKTLRHQIIERLIMDNIQLQMAKKMGITVSDADLDKAIANIAAQNRMSVDQLRSRLSYEGLNYNTYRAQIRKEMLISEVRNNEVRRRVTILPQEVDSLAKQVGAQNGSDTEMNISHILIPLPENPSQQQVDKAEELAKRLVGEINSGADFGKLAITYSADSQALKGGNMGWGKLQEIPTLFAERLVSAKKGDIVGPIRSGVGFHILKVNDIRGASQSVSVTEVHARHILLKPSVVLTDDQARAKLQSVAEAIKSGRAKFADEAKQLSQDPGSAMQGGDLGWASPDIYDPAFRDALLKLSKGEISAPVHSSFGWHLIQLLDTRQVDKTDAAQKDRAYRMLFNRKFAEEAQTWMQEQRAQAYVKILDGSDAQQ